The Limosilactobacillus panis DNA segment TTTTCGACGCGAAACAAGTCTTTATAAAGCACAAAGAGGACTCTAGTGTTCGGATTTTCCGAACACTAGAGTCCCTTTGTGTACTGCGTTGTAGCATTTTTAACTATATAGGAGACTTATGTCACAACCCCTTTTTGTTTATGTGTGAATGTTGGCATAAATTTAAAAGTCAAAATTAGTCAAACTTTATTATTGCTTTTTAAAAGAAAGATGGTATAGTAGAAATTGCGGTTAGCACTTAACAAGTGAGAGTGCTAAAAGCAAATAATAAATTAACAAGATGGAGGGATTAACGTGTTAAAACCATTAGGAGATCGCGTTGTTCTTAAAGCTGAAACTGAAGAAGAAAAGACAGTTGGCGGAATTGTCCTTGCTTCCAACGTAAAGGAAAAGCCAACTACTGGTAAGGTTATTGCCATTGGTGAGGGTCGGACCCTCGACAATGGACAAAAGCTTGCTCCAGCTGTTAAGGAAGGCGACCGGGTATTGTTTGACAAGTATGCCGGCAATGAAGTTGAATACGACGGTGAAAAATACCTGGTTGTTCACGAAAAGGACTTAGTCGCAGTT contains these protein-coding regions:
- the groES gene encoding co-chaperone GroES, producing the protein MLKPLGDRVVLKAETEEEKTVGGIVLASNVKEKPTTGKVIAIGEGRTLDNGQKLAPAVKEGDRVLFDKYAGNEVEYDGEKYLVVHEKDLVAVLD